From Penicillium psychrofluorescens genome assembly, chromosome: 6, one genomic window encodes:
- a CDS encoding uncharacterized protein (ID:PFLUO_009109-T1.cds;~source:funannotate), which translates to MTIPQSSNDAQPKPSGIKVVVVGAGFGGLTAAIECHRQGHNVEIYESFPELKSLGDIISFGPNAGRIFRRWSNGAVVDRMTPLSINLENHGFKIHKWTGELVHTQLAHKPNPEAPVFNGHRGELHTVVFNHAKDDLGIPIHLGQRVTKYFEDETQAGIVFENGNKVTADIVIGADGVRSQARELVLGYFDKPKSSGYAVFRAWFPNTDMIKDPRTKHFCENGDTFNGWIGPDVHFLFSTIKNGQDCCWVLTHKDEEDIKESWSLPGKLEDVYKVIEGWDPLCKAIVEKTPSLVDWKLVYRDPLPKWVSEHGRIALLGDSAHPFLPTSAQGATQAMEDGVVMAICLRRAGKGSVPAAVRAYEYIRYERVTAVQKTGETTRDMWHKADWEAVAKDPASIQLPREDWIFGFDAENNAEAVFDEAVKKFL; encoded by the exons ATGACGATTCCGCAGTCTTCTAACGACGCACAGCCCAAGCCCTCTGGGATCAaggtggttgttgttggagCAG GCTTCGGTGGACTGACGGCCGCGATTGAATGCCATCGACAAGGGCACAACGTCGAAATATACGAGTCGTTTCCTG AGCTAAAGTCGCTGGGCGATATCATTTCATTCGGCCCCAATGCAGGCCGCATCTTCCGTCGCTGGTCAAACGGCGCTGTAGTGGATCGCATGACTCCACTCAGTATCAACCTAGAGAACCATGGCTTCAAGATTCACAAGTGGACAGGCGAGCTTGTCCATACACAGCTGGCTCATAAGCCAAATCCTGAGGCACCTGTATTTAATGGTCACCGGGGCGAGTTACACACGGTGGTTTTCAATCATGCCAAAGATGACCTGGGAATCCCTATTCATCTGGGTCAGAGGGTGACGAAGTATTTCGAAGACGAGACTCAAGCGGGAATAGTTTTTGAGAATGGTAACAAG GTCACAGCagacatcgtcatcggcgccgatggAGTACGCTCTCAAGCGCGCGAGCTGGTGCTTGGATACTTCGATAAGCCGAAATCGAGTGGATATGCGGTCTTCCGTGCATG GTTTCCCAACACAGACATGATCAAGGATCCGCGTACGAAGCACTTCTGTGAGAATGGAGACACATTCAATGGTTGGATTGGACCAGACGTGCACTTTCTGTTTTCGACCATCAAGAATGGACAGGACTGCTGTTGGGTGTTGACGCATAAG gacgaagaggacatCAAAGAATCTTGGTCGCTTCCCGGGAAACTAGAAGATGTATACAAGGTGATCGAAGGCTGGGATCCGCTCTGCAAAGCAATCGTCGAGAAGACGCCTTCGCTGGTAGACTGGAAACTGGTATACCGCGACCCGCTTCCCAAATGGGTGAGCGAGCATGGCCGTATTGCATTGCTGGGCGACTCGGCGCATCCGTTTCTGCCAACCTCAGCGCAAGGTGCTACGCAGGCGATGGAAGACGGGGTTGTGATGGCTATTTGTCTACGGCGTGCTGGGAAAGGTTCTGTGCCGGCAGCGGTGCGTGCATACGAGTATATCAGGTATGAGCGCGTGACAGCAGTTCAGAAGACTGGCGAGACGACGCGTGATATGTGGCATAAGGCGGATTGGGAGGCCGTTGCGAAGGATCCGGCTTCTATTCAGTTGCCACGAGAAGATTGGATTTTTGGGTTTGATGCGGAGAATAATGCGGAGGCGGTGTTTGATGAGGCTGTTAAGAAGTTTTTATAG
- a CDS encoding uncharacterized protein (ID:PFLUO_009110-T1.cds;~source:funannotate), with protein MLGAFNFWTSFGSLIGTVIDNATQKIDGKNSYVIPLGLIYIIPAFLCGGMLIIPESPRWLLQQDRLEDARKALTWLRPNQENVEQEIADIQSAIELEQDMASGVSVWDMFTNPVDRRRTILSVAAVTTQAASGAMYMIAYGTYFFEMANVGNAFENSCILTALGVVAILVNIAVITRLGRRRFFLMTGLLICGFSQLIVAAIYTVHPGTESTGKAIVGLSVIFILGYNGMISTYAWVSGGELPSQRLRSYTFGFAAAIGFLGAWLTTFTAPYFINPDSLNWGPKYGYIWFPSCLIAAAFVFFYLPEVKGRTLEEIDEMFEKRLPARQFASYKCVGREALEKMQTPRTHTEDTVNRTVSGESEKGTTEFRENIA; from the exons ATGCTAGGAGCCTTCAATTTTTGGACATCCTTCGGGTCCCTCATCGGCACAGTCATCGACAACGCCACGCAAAAGATAGACGGCAAGAACAGCTACGTCATCCCCTTGGGACTAATATACATAATTCCCGCGTTTCTATGCGGTGGCATGCTCATAATTCCCGAATCACCACGTTGGCTACTCCAACAAGACAGACTCGAAGATGCGCGCAAAGCCTTGACCTGGCTTAGACCCAACCAGGAGAACGTTGAGCAGGAGATAGCAGATATCCAAAGTGCAATTGAGCTAGAGCAAGATATGGCTAGTGGCGTCTCCGTCTGGGATATGTTTACCAACCCCGTCGATAGGCGACGGACTATTCTGTCTGTTGCGGCCGTGACTACGCAGGCTGCCTCGGGGGCGATGTATATGATCG CGTATGGAACATACTTCTTCGAAATGGCAAATGTTGGAAACGCCTTCGAAAATAGCTGTATCCTTACGGCGTTAGGCGTGGTTGCTATTCTGGTCAATATTGCCGTGATTACTCGTCTTGGACGTCGACGATTCTTCCTGATGACCGGTCTCTTGATATGCGGGTTCAGCCAGCTGATCGTTGCTGCGATTTATACGGTCCACCCGGGAACCGAGTCGACGGGCAAGGCGATTGTTGGGCTGTCGGTTATCTTTATCTTGGGATATAAT GGAATGATCTCCACATACGCCTGGGTCTCTGGCGGCGAGTTACCGTCTCAGCGTCTGCGGTCATATACATTTGGCTTCGCGGCTGCCATTGGGTTCCTTGGCGCG TGGTTGACTACATTTACCGCACCTTATTTTATCAATCCCGATTCTCTAAACTGGGG CCCCAAATACGGCTATATCTGGTTTCCGTCTTGCCTCATTGCAGCAGCTTTTGTATTCTTCTATTTACCAGAAGTCAAAGGTCGAACTTTGGAAGAAATTGATGAAATG TTTGAGAAACGGCTGCCTGCTCGACAGTTCGCTTCCTACAAATGTGTTGGACGAGAGGCACTCGAGAAGATGCAGACCCCGAGGACTCACACTGAAGATACCGTTAATAGAACCGTTTCTGGGGAATCGGAGAAAGGGACTACTGAGTTTCGTGAGAATATAGCGTGA
- a CDS encoding uncharacterized protein (ID:PFLUO_009111-T1.cds;~source:funannotate), which yields MTEMYSGLHVGQRFSSLEEFKIVTRSISVRQHWELRVSRSNKKSVVIGCRSSPNCFFRVVCRCNKNATYITSLQDSHSCRRSADSPAFTPARSEASHVRFLLSEIPKLFDMKTRIRGQDVVDAVKRYHGYDISMRQAQRALTKLQPRHGENDSENMMDLDQSAGEQPSPGHSQPESQGDGGPAYPETRWLPENLQGPLLEEEDSPESDSPSSHGQLPPAAPPPPNSQAMQHPPLAQHQSQIEASNQSALNTTPQSMNVPQSVNASQPGVGFPTSAPLPVAGPEKASRYPQRNDHTPVPQMVLTNFKIEFTCTTCGALNQSFVPNQGNVTGGAYMPHHPVPNQSHVSREHAQLEANPPGNDVDEAGAYDVNPPHSRTMHDAWAAGGLGVSIGPTHT from the coding sequence ATGACGGAGATGTACTCGGGGCTCCACGTGGGCCAGCGCTTCTCGTCCCTCGAGGAATTCAAGATCGTAACCAGGAGCATCTCCGTCAGACAGCATTGGGAATTGCGCGTCAGTcgcagcaacaagaagagCGTCGTCATCGGCTGTCGCTCGTCACCCAATTGCTTCTTTCGCGTGGTCTGTCGCTGCAATAAAAATGCGACGTATATCACCAGTCTCCAGGACAGCCATAGTTGTCGTAGGAGCGCGGACTCGCCTGCATTCACGCCGGCTCGCTCCGAGGCGTCGCATGTACGCTTTTTGCTGAGTGAGATCCCGAAGCTTTTTGATATGAAGACTCGTATTCGAGGGCAGGATGTTGTGGATGCTGTTAAACGATACCACGGTTATGATATCTCTATGCGACAAGCTCAGCGGGCCTTGACAAAGCTCCAGCCGCGACATGGTGAGAATGATAGTGAGAATATGATGGATTTGGATCAGAGTGCAGGCGAGCAACCATCGCCTGGACATTCCCAGCCAGAGTCGCAGGGTGATGGGGGACCAGCATATCCGGAAACTCGATGGCTTCCCGAGAATCTACAAGGACCACTTCTTGAGGAAGAGGATAGTCCTGAGTCTGACAGCCCGAGCTCCCATGGGCAACTACCacccgcagcaccaccaccgccaaaTTCTCAGGCGATGCAGCATCCACCCCTGGCCCAACATCAGTCCCAAATTGAGGCATCCAACCAGTCTGCCCTAAACACTACTCCGCAGTCAATGAACGTCCCCCAATCAGTGAATGCCTCGCAGCCGGGAGTCGGCTTCCCGACTTCTGCTCCGCTACCGGTTGCTGGTCCCGAGAAAGCTTCACGTTACCCTCAACGAAACGACCATACCCCCGTGCCCCAAATGGTTCTCACAAATTTCAAGATTGAGTTCACCTGCACGACGTGTGGAGCTCTCAACCAGAGCTTCGTCCCGAACCAGGGCAATGTCACAGGCGGGGCTTATATGCCTCACCATCCTGTTCCAAACCAAAGCCACGTTTCCAGAGAACATGCTCAACTAGAAGCGAATCCTCCTGGCAACGATGTTGACGAGGCCGGCGCATACGATGTGAACCCTCCTCACTCGCGTACTATGCACGATGCTTGGGCTGCTGGTGGACTAGGCGTATCTATTGGGCCAACACATACATAG